The Methylomonas koyamae genome has a segment encoding these proteins:
- a CDS encoding pyridoxal phosphate-dependent aminotransferase, with the protein MSITLSDRVKAVKPSPTLAITARAAAMRAAGKDIIGLGAGEPDFDTPDHIKTAAIKAINSGFTKYTAVDGTAGLKKAIIAKFKRDNGLDYQANQILVSCGGKQSFFNLAQALLNPGDEVIIPAPYWVSYPDMVLLADGVPVILETGQAQGFKISPEQLRSAITPKTRLLVINSPSNPTGAAYSLEELKALGDVLRDFPDVLIATDDMYELILWNKGQFVNILNAHPDFYSRTIVLNGVSKAYSMTGWRIGYAAGPADLIEAMCIIQSQSTSNPTSISQVAAEEALNGDQGCIDTMMVEFKKRHDFVVNELNSIDGIECLPTDGTFYVFPNVEKLLARLDGINDDLEFAEYLIEKAGVALVPGSAFGGPGHIRISIATSMANLENALARIKQAI; encoded by the coding sequence ATGAGCATCACACTGTCCGACAGAGTTAAAGCGGTTAAACCCTCCCCTACCCTGGCCATTACCGCCAGAGCGGCCGCGATGCGCGCCGCCGGTAAGGATATTATCGGCCTGGGTGCCGGCGAACCGGATTTCGATACGCCAGACCACATCAAAACCGCTGCGATTAAAGCGATTAACTCCGGATTTACTAAATACACCGCGGTCGACGGCACTGCCGGCCTGAAGAAAGCCATCATCGCCAAGTTCAAACGCGACAATGGTCTGGACTACCAAGCCAACCAGATTCTGGTGTCTTGCGGCGGCAAGCAAAGTTTTTTCAACCTGGCCCAGGCCCTGCTGAACCCCGGCGACGAAGTCATTATCCCGGCACCATACTGGGTGTCTTATCCGGACATGGTGTTGCTGGCCGACGGCGTGCCGGTCATTTTGGAAACCGGCCAGGCGCAAGGTTTCAAAATCAGCCCGGAACAATTGCGTAGCGCGATTACCCCGAAAACCCGCCTGCTGGTCATCAACAGCCCGTCCAACCCGACTGGTGCCGCCTACAGCTTAGAAGAACTCAAAGCCCTGGGCGACGTGTTGCGCGACTTTCCCGACGTACTGATCGCCACCGACGACATGTACGAACTGATCCTGTGGAACAAAGGCCAGTTCGTCAACATCCTCAACGCCCATCCCGATTTTTACAGCCGCACCATCGTATTGAACGGCGTGTCGAAAGCCTACTCGATGACCGGCTGGCGTATCGGTTACGCCGCCGGCCCGGCCGATTTGATCGAGGCGATGTGCATCATTCAGTCGCAAAGCACTTCCAACCCGACCTCGATTTCGCAAGTCGCCGCCGAAGAAGCCTTGAACGGCGACCAAGGCTGTATCGATACGATGATGGTCGAGTTTAAAAAACGCCACGACTTCGTTGTCAACGAATTGAACAGCATAGATGGCATCGAATGCTTGCCGACCGACGGTACCTTCTACGTGTTCCCGAATGTCGAAAAACTGCTCGCCCGCCTGGACGGCATTAACGACGACCTGGAGTTCGCCGAATACCTGATCGAAAAAGCCGGCGTGGCACTGGTACCCGGCTCCGCCTTCGGCGGCCCCGGCCACATCCGGATCTCGATCGCGACCAGCATGGCGAATCTGGAAAACGCGCTGGCCCGGATCAAACAAGCGATCTAA
- a CDS encoding zinc-dependent peptidase, whose product MNFIRRIKTRYLLHRYPIRHDIWHSVTERLVILHRLSAVEKAHLRELTTLFLHEKRFICVGIELTDKMQVTIAVQACLPILHLGFGLLSGWTDIVVYPDAFFVNREQVDEIGVVHQEERLLSGEAWSRGPIVLSWSDIEHDIADAQRGQNVVIHEIAHKLDMLDGSSNGIPPLHFKMVIPDWTTALTEAYAALQQSVEHHERTCVNAYAATSPAEFFAVLSEYFFTKPEVLFTHYLAVYRQFEQYYRQSPFGLHVN is encoded by the coding sequence ATGAATTTCATTCGTCGAATTAAGACCCGTTATCTTCTGCATCGGTATCCCATACGCCACGATATTTGGCACAGTGTGACCGAACGGTTAGTGATTTTGCATCGGTTGAGTGCGGTAGAGAAAGCGCATTTGCGCGAACTGACCACCTTGTTTTTGCATGAAAAGCGTTTTATCTGTGTTGGGATAGAGCTAACTGACAAGATGCAGGTGACCATTGCCGTGCAAGCCTGTCTGCCGATTTTGCATTTAGGTTTTGGCTTGTTGTCAGGCTGGACCGATATTGTGGTTTATCCCGATGCGTTTTTCGTTAATCGCGAGCAAGTCGATGAAATTGGTGTGGTACACCAAGAAGAAAGACTACTGAGTGGTGAAGCGTGGTCCCGCGGGCCTATCGTGCTGTCGTGGTCGGATATTGAGCACGATATAGCCGACGCTCAGCGGGGACAGAATGTTGTCATTCATGAAATCGCCCACAAACTCGATATGCTCGACGGCAGCAGTAACGGAATACCACCGTTGCATTTCAAGATGGTGATCCCCGACTGGACTACCGCACTGACTGAAGCCTATGCCGCATTACAACAAAGTGTTGAGCATCATGAGCGAACTTGCGTAAATGCCTACGCAGCCACCAGCCCCGCTGAATTCTTTGCTGTATTGAGCGAATACTTCTTTACCAAGCCCGAGGTGCTGTTCACCCACTACCTCGCCGTCTACCGACAATTTGAGCAATACTATCGGCAATCACCATTCGGTCTGCACGTGAATTAA
- a CDS encoding DUF3820 family protein, whose translation MNPEDLNKLVIFAMPFGKYKGRVIADLPGHYLNWFAREGFPNGELGRLLALMQEIDHNGLKPMLDPLRK comes from the coding sequence ATGAACCCCGAAGATTTAAACAAGTTAGTGATATTTGCCATGCCCTTTGGCAAATACAAAGGCCGAGTTATTGCCGATTTACCTGGTCACTATCTGAATTGGTTTGCACGAGAAGGTTTTCCCAATGGGGAACTTGGCCGATTATTGGCACTGATGCAGGAGATTGACCACAATGGCTTGAAGCCAATGCTCGATCCACTGAGAAAATAA
- a CDS encoding type II toxin-antitoxin system HipA family toxin: MSHLLAVYLFDRRVGDLTLVEGRLQFSYDADWLQRADATPLSCSLPLQVEPFNDQQTRPFFAGLLPEGKLRQLIARQFQISRQNDFALLDHIGGECAGAVSLLQPDQTPLVPKTTNEIDWLSDTDVLALLDELPQRPMLAGQDGLRLSLAGAQDKLPVVFDGQRIGLPRNGTPSSHILKPAIADVEDSVNNEAFCMALARAMQLQTAQSQIGRIGERQFLLVERYDRTLAANGQRLRLHQEDFCQALGVVPELKYQNEGGPGLDQCFDLVRRVTRPSAPQVLRLLDAVIFNALIGNHDTHAKNFSILYAEKGSVLAPLYDVLSTAVYPSLTPKMAMQLGGKYKFSEVQARHWDRFAQAAGLSVAQTRKRILGLCQRLPLVARTLQASADHEFVGNPLVEQIVELIEQRAALTARRLTDKA; encoded by the coding sequence ATGAGCCATTTGCTTGCCGTCTATTTATTTGATCGTCGAGTGGGGGATTTGACTCTGGTTGAGGGCAGACTGCAATTTAGCTATGACGCAGACTGGCTGCAACGAGCCGACGCTACCCCTCTCTCCTGTTCGTTACCGTTGCAAGTTGAGCCGTTCAACGACCAACAAACGCGGCCGTTCTTTGCCGGCCTGTTACCGGAAGGCAAATTACGCCAACTGATCGCCCGCCAGTTTCAGATCTCGAGACAAAATGACTTTGCCTTGCTCGATCATATCGGCGGCGAATGCGCCGGTGCCGTCTCACTGCTACAGCCTGACCAAACACCGCTTGTACCGAAAACGACGAATGAGATTGACTGGTTATCCGACACTGACGTCCTTGCCTTGCTGGATGAATTACCGCAGCGCCCGATGCTGGCAGGTCAGGATGGCTTGCGTCTATCGTTGGCGGGCGCTCAGGATAAGTTGCCAGTGGTGTTTGATGGTCAACGAATCGGTCTGCCCCGCAATGGCACGCCCAGTAGCCATATTCTCAAACCGGCCATCGCTGACGTCGAAGACAGTGTAAACAACGAAGCTTTTTGCATGGCATTGGCCAGAGCAATGCAACTTCAGACCGCACAGTCGCAAATTGGCAGAATTGGAGAACGCCAATTTCTGTTGGTTGAGCGTTACGACAGAACACTGGCTGCAAATGGCCAACGCTTGCGGCTGCATCAAGAAGATTTCTGTCAGGCGCTCGGCGTGGTGCCGGAACTGAAATATCAGAACGAAGGCGGGCCGGGGTTGGACCAGTGCTTTGACTTGGTCCGCCGCGTGACCCGACCGAGTGCTCCGCAGGTGTTGCGTCTGCTGGATGCAGTGATTTTCAATGCCTTGATCGGCAACCACGACACCCATGCCAAGAACTTTTCTATCTTGTATGCAGAGAAGGGTTCCGTTCTGGCGCCGCTCTACGACGTATTGTCAACCGCCGTTTATCCCAGTCTGACGCCCAAAATGGCGATGCAGTTGGGCGGCAAATACAAGTTCAGCGAAGTGCAGGCCCGGCATTGGGATCGTTTTGCTCAAGCGGCGGGCTTGTCGGTAGCGCAAACTCGAAAACGTATCCTTGGTTTATGCCAACGGCTACCGCTGGTCGCGCGCACTTTGCAGGCCTCGGCGGATCATGAATTTGTCGGAAATCCGCTGGTTGAACAAATCGTAGAACTGATCGAGCAACGCGCGGCGTTGACGGCCAGACGGTTGACCGATAAGGCCTAA